One Synechococcus sp. CC9605 genomic window carries:
- a CDS encoding glycine zipper 2TM domain-containing protein gives MNQQTNFSVMKNIFSGLITGVVLTTVVNQPSIANNTYSRAKTCYQNQYVETYHPGTRDKPGYVSSREERVERPCPKTLHFHGGKSHKHQQGHRAHNHPNHSPTTSSGKTVVEAPAAGDNNSCLEGSLAGGVLGGALGGALAKKDNWIWSIPAGAVGGALVGCQIDGG, from the coding sequence ATGAATCAACAAACCAACTTCTCCGTCATGAAGAATATTTTTTCTGGACTCATTACAGGAGTCGTTTTGACGACAGTTGTGAATCAACCATCCATAGCCAACAACACTTACTCAAGGGCGAAGACTTGCTATCAGAATCAATACGTTGAGACCTACCATCCCGGAACCCGGGACAAGCCTGGGTACGTCAGCAGTCGAGAGGAGAGGGTCGAACGCCCTTGTCCAAAGACCCTGCATTTCCATGGGGGCAAAAGCCATAAGCACCAGCAGGGGCACCGCGCCCACAACCATCCAAATCATTCACCAACAACGTCAAGCGGAAAAACCGTCGTCGAGGCCCCTGCTGCTGGGGACAACAATTCCTGTTTGGAGGGAAGTCTCGCCGGTGGTGTTCTTGGTGGAGCCTTGGGAGGCGCGCTCGCCAAAAAGGACAACTGGATCTGGTCAATTCCCGCTGGAGCCGTTGGCGGTGCCCTGGTCGGATGTCAGATCGATGGTGGTTGA
- a CDS encoding septal ring lytic transglycosylase RlpA family protein, producing MLRRNTLTAAHGQLPLGTKVKVTREDTNESVIVVINDRKPFKEDTIIDLAHGAEDQLGIDEDDEA from the coding sequence ATCCTTCGGAGGAACACCCTGACGGCTGCCCACGGCCAGTTGCCTCTTGGGACGAAGGTGAAAGTGACGCGCGAAGACACCAATGAAAGTGTGATTGTGGTGATCAACGATCGAAAACCCTTCAAGGAGGACACAATCATCGATCTTGCCCATGGAGCTGAAGATCAATTGGGGATCGATGAAGACGATGAAGCCTAA
- the rpe gene encoding ribulose-phosphate 3-epimerase, protein MSTKPLVISPSILSADFARLGEEVKAVDEAGADWIHVDVMDGRFVPNITIGPLIVEALRPVTQKPLDVHLMIVEPEKYVPDFAKAGADIISVQVEACPHLHRNLAQIKDLGKKAGAVLNPSTPLDTLEYCLELCDLVLIMSVNPGFGGQSFIENQVQKIRDLRRMCDEKGLDPWIEVDGGIKAGNAWKVIEAGANAIVSGSGVFNQPDYAEAIKGIRNSSSKEAVLA, encoded by the coding sequence ATGAGCACCAAGCCCCTGGTGATCTCGCCGTCGATCCTGTCGGCTGACTTCGCACGCCTCGGCGAAGAAGTGAAAGCCGTGGACGAAGCCGGTGCGGATTGGATCCATGTGGATGTGATGGACGGCCGCTTTGTTCCGAACATCACCATTGGACCGCTGATTGTTGAGGCGCTGCGTCCGGTGACCCAGAAGCCCCTGGACGTTCATCTGATGATCGTTGAGCCGGAGAAGTACGTCCCTGACTTCGCCAAAGCCGGTGCCGACATCATTTCTGTGCAGGTTGAGGCCTGCCCGCACCTGCACCGGAACCTGGCTCAGATCAAAGACCTGGGCAAAAAAGCCGGTGCTGTCCTGAATCCCTCAACTCCACTCGACACCCTCGAGTACTGCCTCGAGCTCTGCGATCTGGTGCTGATCATGAGCGTCAACCCCGGTTTCGGCGGCCAAAGCTTCATCGAAAACCAGGTTCAGAAAATCCGTGACCTGCGCCGCATGTGCGATGAGAAGGGTCTCGATCCCTGGATCGAAGTGGATGGCGGCATCAAAGCCGGTAATGCCTGGAAGGTGATCGAAGCAGGTGCCAACGCGATTGTGTCTGGCTCCGGCGTATTCAACCAACCCGATTACGCCGAAGCGATCAAAGGCATCCGCAACAGCAGCAGCAAGGAAGCCGTTCTTGCCTGA
- the glpX gene encoding class II fructose-bisphosphatase: MDQTLIQEILEIVEQAAIASASLSGKGLKDEADALAVDAMRKRMNQIQMQGRIVIGEGERDEAPMLYIGEEVGTGTGPGVDFAVDPCEGTNLCAFNQRGSMAVLAASDRGGLFNAPDFYMKKLAAPPAAKGKVDIRKSATENIKILSECLGLPVDELNIVVMDRARHKDLIAEIRGTGARIQPISDGDVQAAIACGFAGTGTHCLMGIGAAPEGVISAAAMRALGGHFQGQLVYDPAIAQTSEWADMTKEGNLARLAEMGIADPDKVYEAEELACGEHVCFAGSGITDGLLFNGVKFEKDCTRTSSLVISNLDNTCRFTNTVHIKEDAQSIALS; encoded by the coding sequence GTGGATCAGACCCTCATTCAGGAAATTCTCGAGATCGTCGAGCAGGCCGCCATCGCTTCCGCCTCGCTCTCCGGCAAAGGCCTGAAGGATGAAGCCGACGCATTGGCCGTTGATGCCATGCGCAAGCGCATGAATCAGATCCAGATGCAAGGCCGCATCGTGATCGGCGAGGGGGAACGTGATGAAGCCCCGATGCTCTACATCGGAGAAGAGGTCGGCACCGGCACTGGCCCTGGTGTTGATTTTGCTGTCGACCCCTGCGAAGGCACCAACCTCTGCGCCTTCAACCAGCGCGGCTCCATGGCTGTTCTCGCCGCTTCCGATCGGGGCGGTCTGTTCAATGCCCCCGACTTCTACATGAAGAAGTTGGCTGCTCCTCCAGCAGCCAAGGGGAAGGTGGACATCCGCAAATCAGCCACTGAAAACATCAAGATCCTTAGCGAGTGCCTGGGTCTCCCCGTCGACGAGCTGAACATCGTTGTGATGGATCGCGCCCGTCACAAGGACCTGATCGCTGAGATACGTGGCACCGGCGCTCGCATCCAGCCCATCTCTGATGGAGACGTTCAGGCCGCCATCGCCTGCGGTTTCGCTGGCACCGGAACCCACTGCCTGATGGGCATCGGCGCTGCCCCTGAGGGTGTGATTTCAGCCGCTGCCATGCGCGCTCTTGGTGGCCACTTCCAGGGCCAACTGGTGTACGACCCCGCGATTGCTCAGACCTCCGAATGGGCTGACATGACCAAAGAGGGCAACCTTGCGCGTCTCGCTGAGATGGGCATTGCTGACCCCGACAAGGTCTACGAAGCCGAGGAGCTGGCCTGCGGCGAGCATGTTTGTTTCGCTGGCAGCGGCATCACGGATGGTCTGCTCTTCAATGGCGTTAAGTTCGAAAAGGACTGCACCCGCACAAGCAGCCTGGTGATCAGCAATCTGGATAACACCTGCCGCTTCACCAACACCGTGCACATCAAAGAAGACGCCCAGAGCATTGCTCTGAGCTGA
- a CDS encoding glutamyl-tRNA reductase yields MHISVVGLSHRTAPVEIRERLSIPEQTMETSLQSLRGNEQVLEASILSTCNRLEIYTLVRNPDLGVSAVSDFLSSHSGLETGELTPHLFSYHHEDAVDHLMRVAAGLDSLVLGEGQILSQVKKMMRLGQEHKSLGPILNRLLTQAVTTGKRVRSETNLGTGAVSISSAAVELAQLKLGQSRGLDHLVTLESEQIAVVGAGRMSRLLLQHLQAKGASGVVLLNRTVERAEQLSADFPDLPVQCRPLTDLDQYLSTCSLMFTSTAADDPIIDAARLAPLNRRSKLRLIDIGVPRNIAADAADVNGVESHDVDDLQEVVARNQEARQAMAREAEQLLQQEAQQFLEWWDSLEAVPTINQLRSSMESIRTEELQKALSRMGPDFSARERKVVEALSKGIINKILHTPVTQLRAPQTRQDRQQALRIVERLFDLEAS; encoded by the coding sequence ATGCATATCTCCGTCGTCGGCCTCAGTCATCGCACGGCACCGGTGGAGATCCGGGAACGGCTCAGTATTCCTGAGCAGACCATGGAGACTTCCCTTCAATCGCTCCGCGGTAATGAGCAGGTGCTCGAGGCATCAATCCTCAGCACCTGCAACCGGCTTGAGATTTACACCCTGGTCCGCAATCCGGACCTCGGCGTGTCTGCTGTCAGCGACTTTCTCAGCAGCCACTCCGGTCTTGAAACGGGCGAGCTGACGCCTCACCTGTTCAGTTACCACCATGAAGACGCTGTCGATCACCTCATGCGGGTGGCAGCTGGTCTCGACAGCCTTGTGCTGGGGGAGGGACAGATTCTGTCCCAGGTGAAGAAAATGATGCGGCTAGGTCAGGAGCACAAATCTCTGGGACCGATCCTGAATCGATTGCTCACCCAGGCTGTTACCACCGGCAAACGCGTCCGCAGCGAAACCAACCTCGGAACAGGGGCTGTGTCGATCAGCTCTGCTGCCGTTGAGCTTGCTCAGCTCAAGCTCGGCCAATCCCGGGGACTGGATCATCTGGTCACCCTGGAAAGCGAGCAGATCGCTGTTGTCGGTGCCGGGCGCATGAGCCGTCTGTTGCTTCAGCACTTGCAGGCCAAGGGTGCCTCCGGTGTTGTTCTGCTGAACCGCACTGTTGAGCGGGCCGAGCAGCTCTCGGCCGATTTCCCCGATCTTCCTGTTCAATGCAGGCCGCTCACGGATCTGGATCAGTACCTGAGCACCTGCTCGCTGATGTTCACCAGCACCGCCGCTGATGATCCGATCATTGATGCCGCACGTCTGGCTCCTCTGAACCGTCGCAGCAAGCTGCGCCTGATCGACATCGGTGTGCCGCGCAACATCGCTGCCGATGCTGCCGACGTGAACGGCGTTGAATCCCACGATGTTGACGACCTTCAAGAGGTCGTTGCCCGTAACCAGGAAGCCCGTCAGGCCATGGCTCGGGAGGCAGAGCAGTTGCTTCAGCAGGAAGCGCAGCAGTTCCTCGAGTGGTGGGACAGCCTTGAGGCCGTGCCGACCATCAACCAGCTGCGGTCCTCGATGGAGTCGATCCGTACGGAGGAACTCCAGAAAGCCCTCAGCCGAATGGGCCCTGACTTCTCAGCCCGGGAACGCAAGGTTGTTGAGGCTCTAAGCAAGGGCATCATCAACAAAATTCTCCACACGCCGGTGACCCAGCTGCGGGCTCCTCAGACCCGTCAGGATCGCCAACAGGCTCTTCGAATTGTCGAAAGACTGTTCGATTTGGAAGCATCTTGA
- a CDS encoding glucose-1-phosphate adenylyltransferase, with protein MKRVLAIILGGGAGTRLYPLTKMRAKPAVPLAGKYRLIDIPISNCINSDINKMYVMTQFNSASLNRHLSQTYNLSNSFGGGFVEVLAAQQTPDSPTWFEGTADAVRKYQWLFQEWDVDEYLILSGDQLYRMDYSLFIGHHRRSGADLTVAALPVDPKQAEAFGLMRTDENGSIKEFREKPKGDSLLEMSVDTSRFGLSVESAKERPYLASMGIYVFSRQTLFDLLDKHPGHKDFGKEIIPEALARGDKLQSYVFDDYWEDIGTIGAFYEANLALTQQPTPPFSFYDEKFPIYTRPRYLPPSKLVDAQITNSIVGEGSILKSCSIHHCVLGVRSRIESDCVLQDTLVMGADFFESPDERAVLKERGGIPLGVGKGTTVKRAILDKNTRIGSGVSIINKDNVEEADRSDQGFYIRNGIVVVQKNATIADGTVI; from the coding sequence ATGAAGCGCGTCTTGGCCATCATTCTGGGCGGCGGTGCAGGCACTCGCCTGTATCCGCTCACAAAAATGCGCGCCAAACCGGCCGTTCCCCTGGCAGGCAAATATCGACTGATTGATATTCCGATTAGCAACTGCATCAACTCCGACATCAACAAGATGTACGTGATGACGCAGTTCAACAGTGCATCACTGAACCGCCACCTCAGTCAGACCTACAACCTCAGCAATTCCTTCGGTGGAGGTTTTGTTGAGGTGCTTGCAGCTCAGCAGACCCCCGACAGTCCCACATGGTTTGAGGGCACCGCAGACGCTGTACGCAAATACCAGTGGTTGTTCCAGGAATGGGACGTTGATGAATATTTGATCCTCTCCGGCGACCAGCTGTACCGGATGGATTACAGCCTCTTCATTGGGCACCACCGCCGCTCAGGCGCTGATCTCACAGTTGCGGCCCTTCCCGTTGATCCCAAGCAGGCAGAGGCTTTCGGTTTGATGCGGACCGATGAAAACGGCTCGATCAAGGAGTTCCGTGAGAAGCCCAAGGGAGATTCGCTGCTGGAGATGTCTGTCGACACCTCTCGCTTCGGCTTGAGTGTTGAGTCAGCCAAGGAGCGGCCCTATCTCGCTTCGATGGGTATCTATGTGTTCAGCCGTCAGACCTTGTTTGATCTGCTCGACAAGCATCCTGGCCACAAGGATTTCGGTAAGGAAATCATTCCCGAGGCTCTCGCCAGGGGCGACAAGCTTCAGAGCTACGTCTTCGACGACTACTGGGAAGACATCGGCACCATCGGTGCGTTCTATGAAGCCAACCTTGCGCTGACCCAACAACCCACGCCCCCTTTCAGCTTCTACGACGAGAAGTTCCCCATCTACACGCGTCCTCGCTATTTGCCCCCCAGCAAGCTGGTCGACGCCCAGATCACCAATTCGATTGTTGGTGAAGGCTCGATCTTGAAGTCCTGCAGCATCCACCACTGTGTCCTGGGTGTGCGCAGCCGCATTGAAAGTGACTGCGTGCTTCAAGACACTCTGGTGATGGGAGCCGACTTCTTTGAATCACCCGACGAACGTGCCGTCTTGAAGGAGCGTGGAGGCATTCCTCTTGGCGTTGGCAAGGGCACCACGGTGAAACGTGCCATCCTCGATAAGAACACCCGCATTGGTTCGGGTGTCTCGATCATCAACAAGGACAACGTGGAAGAAGCCGACCGTTCGGATCAGGGCTTCTACATCCGCAACGGCATTGTGGTGGTTCAGAAAAACGCCACCATCGCCGATGGAACGGTGATCTGA
- the gndA gene encoding NADP-dependent phosphogluconate dehydrogenase, translating into MSKSHFGLIGLGVMGENLVLNAERNGFSSVVYNRTYAKTEDFLQGRGKDKNIQGATDLEDFVGKLERPRRILMMVKAGPAVDAVVDQLSPYLEEGDLLIDGGNSDYHDTERRVKQLESKSFGFIGMGVSGGAKGALEGPSMMPGGTKTSYEAIEGLVNKMAAQVEDGPCVTYIGPGGSGHLVKTVHNGIEYGIEQILAEGYDLMKRVKGMSGVQMADVLGQWNATEELSSYLVEITEVCLRTKDPVDGTDLVEKITDQAGQKGTGLWTVVTALQMGASVPTIYASLNARVMSSMKPQRMAAESILKGPAIKDFDLGTPDDAMAPLMDATVLSCIASYAQGMELLRIASQDLDYELHMPSIAQIWKGGCIIRARLLKRIQDAFDADPQLPNLMVDPWFAEQINRRLPGLAQVVAGAAEAGIPVPCFSSTLDYVNSYRSGRLPQNLVQAMRDCFGSHTYQRVDKEGTFHTEWLS; encoded by the coding sequence ATGTCCAAGTCTCACTTCGGCCTTATTGGTCTTGGCGTGATGGGCGAGAACCTCGTCCTGAATGCGGAGCGCAACGGTTTTTCCAGCGTTGTCTACAACCGCACCTACGCCAAAACCGAAGACTTCCTCCAGGGGCGCGGCAAGGACAAGAACATCCAGGGCGCAACCGACCTCGAGGATTTCGTCGGCAAGCTTGAACGCCCCCGCCGGATTTTGATGATGGTGAAGGCGGGGCCCGCCGTCGATGCCGTTGTTGATCAGCTCTCTCCCTATCTCGAGGAAGGCGATCTGCTGATTGATGGAGGCAACTCCGACTATCACGACACTGAACGTCGGGTAAAGCAACTCGAAAGCAAGAGTTTTGGCTTCATCGGTATGGGTGTGTCCGGTGGCGCCAAAGGTGCCCTGGAGGGTCCGAGCATGATGCCCGGCGGAACTAAGACTTCCTACGAGGCCATCGAGGGCCTCGTGAACAAGATGGCGGCCCAGGTCGAAGACGGCCCTTGCGTCACCTACATCGGGCCAGGCGGATCAGGGCACCTGGTAAAAACCGTCCACAACGGGATCGAATACGGCATCGAGCAGATCCTTGCCGAGGGCTACGACCTGATGAAGCGGGTCAAGGGAATGAGCGGTGTGCAGATGGCCGACGTTCTCGGTCAATGGAACGCCACAGAAGAGTTGTCGTCGTATCTGGTGGAAATCACCGAGGTGTGTCTTCGCACCAAGGATCCCGTTGATGGCACGGATCTGGTGGAAAAAATCACCGATCAGGCTGGCCAGAAGGGCACGGGACTCTGGACCGTGGTGACGGCGCTGCAGATGGGTGCCTCCGTGCCCACCATCTATGCCTCCCTTAATGCACGGGTGATGAGCTCGATGAAGCCCCAGCGCATGGCGGCTGAATCGATCCTTAAGGGTCCTGCGATCAAGGACTTTGACCTGGGAACGCCTGACGACGCCATGGCTCCGTTGATGGATGCCACGGTGCTGAGCTGCATCGCCAGTTATGCCCAGGGAATGGAGCTTCTACGCATCGCCTCGCAGGATCTCGATTATGAGCTCCACATGCCGTCCATCGCTCAGATCTGGAAGGGGGGCTGCATCATTCGGGCCCGTCTGCTGAAGCGGATTCAGGATGCTTTCGATGCTGATCCCCAACTGCCCAACCTGATGGTGGATCCTTGGTTCGCTGAGCAGATCAACCGACGTCTGCCCGGACTGGCTCAAGTGGTGGCGGGTGCCGCCGAAGCCGGCATTCCCGTTCCCTGCTTCAGCAGCACCCTCGACTACGTCAACAGCTACCGCTCCGGTCGCCTTCCTCAGAACCTGGTTCAGGCGATGCGCGATTGCTTCGGCTCCCACACCTACCAAAGGGTCGACAAAGAGGGCACGTTCCATACCGAATGGCTCAGCTGA
- the pgl gene encoding 6-phosphogluconolactonase, whose amino-acid sequence MTNYRIERAKDAQDLARQACETVAAQIDLALDHRDRCQIALSGGSTPASAYSLLGQERLPWDRVDVVLGDERWVAADDASSNAGMLRRTLLAPGPGASAAFHPMPTLELESPEASAQAFADQLSQLCPGAPPVFDVMLLGLGDDGHTASLFPGTEAPAVLDRWTTIGRGKGLDRITLTAPVLSAARQVIFLVSGAGKQEALRRLVDPSESSDRTPARLVQPASDVLVLADQDAAAGL is encoded by the coding sequence ATGACCAACTACCGCATCGAGCGGGCGAAGGATGCTCAGGACCTCGCCCGCCAGGCCTGTGAAACTGTTGCCGCCCAAATTGATCTGGCCTTGGATCATCGGGATCGTTGCCAGATCGCTCTCTCCGGGGGGAGCACGCCCGCCAGCGCTTACTCCCTGCTCGGTCAGGAACGGCTGCCCTGGGATCGGGTTGATGTCGTCCTGGGTGACGAGCGCTGGGTGGCTGCCGACGATGCGTCCAGCAACGCCGGCATGCTGCGCCGCACCCTGCTCGCACCCGGGCCAGGAGCTTCAGCCGCTTTTCATCCTATGCCCACCCTGGAACTGGAGAGTCCTGAGGCCAGTGCCCAGGCCTTTGCTGACCAGCTCTCTCAGCTGTGCCCAGGTGCACCACCGGTGTTCGATGTGATGCTGCTGGGCCTGGGGGATGACGGCCACACCGCGTCCCTTTTCCCCGGCACTGAGGCTCCAGCGGTGCTGGATCGCTGGACGACCATTGGTCGCGGCAAGGGGTTGGATCGCATCACCTTGACGGCTCCTGTGCTCAGTGCCGCCCGTCAGGTGATCTTCCTCGTCAGTGGGGCTGGAAAACAGGAGGCCCTCAGGCGACTGGTGGATCCCTCTGAATCCTCTGATCGCACCCCCGCTCGGCTGGTTCAACCTGCTAGTGATGTGCTGGTCCTTGCCGATCAGGATGCAGCCGCCGGTCTCTGA
- a CDS encoding CIA30 family protein, whose product MQPPVSEQILFHGSDFADWASLNDTIMGGRSRAGCRVTPDGLVLEGELVETGGGFVSCRSPRLQPPLDLSPYSALQLDVEGEGRTLKIALGCRDGAMGLTELIPGGLRWVVDVPTQPSGVTPVVVPFADLRPTVRAKPVGLPLRFISSGITRIQVLHSKFGDAGDLNPGFRAGSIRVVIRSIRALP is encoded by the coding sequence ATGCAGCCGCCGGTCTCTGAGCAGATTCTTTTCCATGGCAGCGACTTTGCTGACTGGGCCAGCCTGAACGACACAATCATGGGCGGCCGATCCCGTGCTGGTTGTCGCGTAACCCCCGACGGACTCGTGCTGGAGGGCGAGCTGGTGGAGACCGGCGGTGGCTTTGTGAGCTGCCGTTCCCCGCGCCTGCAGCCTCCGCTCGATCTGTCCCCTTATTCGGCGCTTCAGCTGGATGTGGAGGGCGAGGGACGCACCCTGAAGATTGCCCTTGGTTGCCGGGATGGAGCCATGGGACTCACCGAACTGATTCCCGGTGGTCTCCGCTGGGTGGTGGATGTTCCGACTCAACCGTCTGGCGTGACCCCTGTTGTGGTGCCATTCGCCGACCTCAGACCCACGGTGCGTGCCAAGCCCGTTGGCTTACCGCTGCGCTTCATTTCTAGTGGCATCACCCGCATTCAAGTGCTGCACTCGAAATTCGGCGATGCTGGAGATCTCAATCCGGGGTTTCGCGCTGGCTCCATCCGGGTGGTGATCCGCTCAATTCGCGCCTTGCCTTGA